The DNA region CCGAAGTGTTCACAACAGAATGGAACGGCAGACACATCAAAGGGGTTGAAGCACGACTGAGACTTGCCCACTTCCCCTGGGTAAAGACCATTGAACAGTTTGATTTTACCTTCCAGCCCTCCATAGACCGGAAGGTAATAAGGGAACTTGCATCCCTTGCCTTTATAGGCAGGGCAGAAAATATCATCATCTTGGGGCCTCCAGGTGTAGGGAAAACCCATCTTGCGATAGCTCTTGGCATGAAGGCACTGGAGGCAGGTCATACAGCACTCTTTCTTACCCTGGAATCCATGATTACCAGACTTACAAGGGCACGGATGGAGAACCGGACAGAAAGACAACTCCAGCAGTTTGTTGCGCCTAAATTACTGATCATCGATGAGATGGGGTACCTGCCTATGAGCAGGGATGAAGCCGGACTGTTCTTCAGGCTCTTAACCAGACGGTATGAGAAGGCATCCACGATCATCACCTCAAACAAAAGCTTTGTTGACTGGGGAGAAATATTTAATGACCAGGTACTGGCTACTGCTATCCTTGATCGACTTCTTCATCACTGTACCACCCTTAACATCAAGGGAGAAAGTTACAGGCTCAAAGAGAAAAGAAAGGCAGGGCTCTTTGGACCTCCACCCAGGGTACAGGAGGAAAAACATGACGGAGAGAACGGTGAGGATGGGAACATATGAAACCGCTGTTCAGGGGACATTTTACTTCCCTGAAAAGGGGACAAAACAAAAACTTGTTGACACCTTCGGGCACTGTAAGAGGTATGGGGTAGAAAACAGATGCTCAAAGCTTTATGATTTGTATATACTATATCTGCTAACTTGGTTGTGTATATACACTATATATCTTGTACCCATGAGCAATTTAGCTCTTAGCTCATAGCTGATGGCAACTGCTTTTTGCTATGAACTATTGTGGCATGTTTATTGCATTAATATATTTCCGAGGAACATAAAGTGAATATCCCAGCAGGAGGAAATAGAATGAAAACTTTAAGGAATCAAAAAGGTTTTACGCTAGAGTACAATTTGAAACCCACAGGGTTTCTTGCTGGTATCACGTATAATATAACTACACTTGCTGATGCTGCTGGTATCCAGGGCGTGGTAACTGCTATTTCGGGCACAGATTTTATATTTACGGTAGGTGGTGCAGCAACTGCATATTATGTCAGCGTGGCCGGTCCAACCGTTGTTGCTGGTGTATCAGCCGTACCTGCATTTATCAAAATGAAGAGTGCGCGTGGTATCGATTGTAGTGCCCCCGCATCAAACAACTGCGACAAATGGTAACAAGTATATAACTTACTAAACGGTCCACAAAGGGGGATCATCGGCCCCCCCCTATATGATGTTTATAATCCTTATATTTTTTTTCATCATTCTTCTTTATTTTTATCCTGTGTTTTCTGCTTCTTATATATTTATTGAGAGGGACCTATCACCTTTTTTTATCCCACCCCGTAACCTCTGGGTAAACCTTGTAAAATCTTTTGAACTGCCACTCTGGAATTCCTATACTTACTCAGGTATACCTCTTCTTGCTACTCTTCAGCCAGGG from Pseudomonadota bacterium includes:
- the istB gene encoding IS21-like element helper ATPase IstB, whose product is MELNILLERMKMEHIALQIDTICEQASKKDLDYREFLTEVFTTEWNGRHIKGVEARLRLAHFPWVKTIEQFDFTFQPSIDRKVIRELASLAFIGRAENIIILGPPGVGKTHLAIALGMKALEAGHTALFLTLESMITRLTRARMENRTERQLQQFVAPKLLIIDEMGYLPMSRDEAGLFFRLLTRRYEKASTIITSNKSFVDWGEIFNDQVLATAILDRLLHHCTTLNIKGESYRLKEKRKAGLFGPPPRVQEEKHDGENGEDGNI